TCAGGAATGGTTCTAGAGGACTGgtaaattgcaaatgtcactactctaaggaagagaggcaaaagacaggaaatgATAGGCCAGTTAGTCTGATTTCAGTGGTTGGTAAGATTTTAGAGTCCATCATTAAGGATGAGGTTTTGGGTTATTTGAGAGCACACGTAAAATAGGCCAAAGGCCAGAGGAAGTAACGAGCAGGATAGACAAAAGAGAGTtagtggagttaaacaagaaagtctgcagagagtGTTTGAACTTcaatacacaagtgctggaggagctcggcacAATACACAGTGCTCCTTATGTAGGAAAGGTATgtatccaacattttgggcctgagcctttcaaggtttgagcaaaaggcAAGCAGGCATTTGAATAAATTGATGGGGGAAGGTCACAAGCCCATAGGCAAGAGGTTGTATCCATGGAAGGGAGGGCAGTAGAGATAGATCCATATCCACCTTTGccttcttgcctgtgggcctgtgctcctccctcactcttctccccaccattttattgccCAAACCTTGACCACTGGCTCAGGCCCAACACACTGATTACATATCAATGCTACACAAGGAACACTGCATGATTAGCTGAGCTTCCATAGCACTTCTGAGCTTGAAGAAGTTAGTAAATGTTGTTTTCTTGCATGttaacaaggcatttgacaagatgctGCACGTGAAGGCGCTTAACAAAATAGAAATCCAAGATACTACAGGAAAAGCATAACATGGATACAAGGTTGACTATTAGaaggcaaagagtaggaataaagtgtggacaggacaaaggaggtgattgtggacttcaagaggaccaccCTCCAATACACACAAATAACTAGTGGAGAGAATGAAGAGTACAAAAtttcttggaattcacttaactattGTGGAGTcgcaacatctcttcacttgtcaggaagcacaacagcaactccacttcctgagaagactgaagcaggcaaggctaccagctgtCATCATGTCAACCACAGGACCGTAAAAGTGGCaaagatcaatggagtctcccaaaCCCCCTGccgcaccccctccccaaccaatcaacatgatctaccaggattgttgtcgttaaggaccccttccaccccgcacacagcatcttttagctgctcagtaggaaagagatacaggagtatcagagccagcaccaccagactgaggaacagcttcttcccacgggcagtgagaatgatgaacgaccaaaccatccgagactctcacacatacaaataaatagttttgtaaatatgtcctgcatatgtattatttgcctgtatgcatgttatgtctggctatgtgtctgcatgttttgcactgaggaccagagaaagcaATTTCAtcatgttgtacttgtgcaattagatgactATAAACTTAAGACTCGACCCAAAAAGGGGCCTTTTTCTGGCGGACTGCTAGTGACCAGCAGTGTTTGGCAGGTGTTGGGTCTGCTACTTTTTACATtacatattaatgatttggatgatggaactGATGGTTTGTGCCAAGTTTACAGacaatatgaagaaaggttgaggggTATGGAGtttgcaaagggacttggacaggttgggagagTGGGCAAAGTAGTGAAAAGTGGAATACCATGCACTTTGGTATTAGAAAAATGTGTAGACCATTTTCTAAATAAGAAAATGGAGGTCCAAAGTTAACTTGAAGGTTAAGTCTGTggcaaggaaggcaaatgcattgTCAGTATTAGAAAGGACTAGAATACAAAAGCAAGAATGTCAAGCTGAGCCTGAtcaatttggagtattatgagcacTTTTGGGCCCTATATCAAAGGAtggatgtgctggcattagagGTCCAAAACacatttatgagaatgatcccagggatgagatgATTAATGTAAGAGGAGCATTCAACTtgctagagtttagaaggatgagggggatttcattgaaacctaCAGGTTGGTAAAGGTGTTACAGTACAGTCACAGAGACAAGGCTggaaaatggggttgagaggaaaaataaatcAGCCACGATTTGAATGGCAGATCAGAACAGCCAATTCTGCTCTTACATCATGTGGTCTAAATGTAGAAAATCTTGTTGCCATTGCAcaagtctctggtgagaccagaccTAGAGCTTGTACAGCTTCAGTTCCCTTTAAGGATAGATTTGCCACATTGGGAGAATTCAGTACGTTAGTTCCTGGGATGACATTTCCTGTACAAGAGAGGAGCTATCAtcaaaacatacaaaattattaaataattaattagataataatttaaaaaaattattatatggGGAAGATGTTTTTATTGATTGAAGAATCTAGGGTCAGGAGAATTTGAGAATGGCAGGTAAGCTGCTTAGGTCTGAGATGAGACATTCCTCTCATTTAGAATTCTCCACCTACAGTAATTGTGTGTAGATttctgaattatttttaagaaaattttggatgTGGGGATAATGCTGACAGCCCAATGATTTTTAATACAGAGCATGATCCAAGGACCAAATGGTCTGAAGGTCCATCATGTTTTATGTACAAGATGCTAGAATTAGAGAATGCAGCGATCTCTCAGGAATGGATTGATACTGAGACAGAAGAAACCATAGGTGAATTTGGAGAAGAATGAAGTGCCTTCTGAACTTGAAGCTAATCTGAAGCAGCCAATAAAGGAATGGTTAAACAAAAAGGGCTGTTGAGGTTGTGATAGCCAGGAATTTGGATAAAGCTCAAGTTTATACCTTCATGAAAGAATGATGAACAAAATAGAATACTTGACTGTATCACAAAGCAAAATTATGGACATTTGAAAAAATTAAGCTGATCAATTGTTTGATATGTCAGTTTTAAGATGTACAAGATCAGGAGTAATACAATGTCATGAAACCTTTGTGACCCAGTTACTGATAACACCCATTACATTTGGCTGAATTCTAGCAAGGTGAtgaaacctgaaagtctgcagatgttgtgactgtagtaaaaacaaaaatgatggaggaacttagCAAGTCTTGTAACATCcactggaggtaaagatatacaactggTGTTTTGGGCCAGAGTTCTtcttccatggtttcatgcactgccagactgcgaccacctgcaaaatggagcaacatctcttttccgtctgggcaccctccaattggatggcattgacTTCTCAGGTTTCTGTTAGTCGCCTACCCTCACACATCTATCTCAATGTCTCCTTTTCTCTTGCtctttcttcccttccctctctccccccccccccccccctgcattcACAGACCCCATGCCCCCTTCCCCAATTTTCATCTTTCTATGGACATTGAgtcctggtgagttcctccaccatttgtgTTTTTCTAGCAAGGTGATGGTCAGGCTCATTATCCCATCTAACTTTGGAATACATTTGTAAATTAATTCATAGGCTGACTAGAATCTGAGTATTTAACTAGTTAAATTATTGGCCTTCCAAAGAAAACCTCCAAACTTCAAAATTTAAAATAGACTAAACAGGTACATTTGgacaacagagagaaaaaaaaaaaatcacatgttgAGTTCTTGAACTATCACTAATGAATCCTTCCCATTGAGCCCTTTAATGAAGTTTCTTTCCTCAGAAGACACTTTTGTCAATACAAGACAGTTACTTTGTTCTATTCCTCAGTCGTAGATGAGGACCAGCAAGACCCAGCTCACATCCATCTTTCAAGTAGGTTATTAAAAGTGCTCTTTCATAGAAGGACTTCAAATTTTAGTTAaagtacaatgctggagaaacaggtcaaacagtttattttatgtagcaaagatggataaccaacatttcgggcttgagcactgttcgacctgttgagtttctccagcattgtttttacatcattcagtgtctgcagagttgtgttttacttcaaactTTAGTTAAATCCCTTGGCTTTAAAAAAGTTAAGTTGCACATCAGTGATGTTTGAGTGGTGGCAGCACCTGATTTACTTGGAATACTATAATAGCTAAATGTTTAATCTACAAGGACATACCAAGTTGGGAATGAAGGAAAACTATTTCCCCTAATGAGGAAAATCAAGAAGGGCACAAACTGTATGCAACTCATTCACAAGCAGAACAATACAGCATTAATCTGCACGAAGGATAATCAAAGTACACAACTCTCCTCCAAGAAGCTGTAGAACCTGGCAATAAATTAAAGTCAATGGACTCATATTTAGCAAACTTGTTGAGAGTTATGGAACCACGACAAATacaagatcagctatgatctatTTGAATGATAACCAATTTATTCTAATCTTCTCTGATCTCTTAATTTTAGCCAACTGCAACAATCAAACAAATTCACAATCTACTTGCTACACTCCACAAAACATTCATGCTTTGAACCTTTAAACCCTTCCaaaaaaataaacttttatttGTCCATAGAACAACCCATTGCACACGTAATATTTGAAACAACCATAGGTCTAGTTCTATCCAAGTTCATTCAATGCTTCCCAACGATCGCTGCCTAGGTTAAAATATTAACTACTGCTGTCATAGTTAAACTATAGGAACTGAAAATGGGACAGTCACAAATTTGTTATAATATTCAGTACAATCCTGGCCAATAGTCCAGCACACTCATTTTGAGGCAAGATCCAAATCACCATTATtcgttgcaaaaaaaaaaaagcattttccaCTTTTCTCCCGGAAACATTTTAGAATTTTGCTCTTGCTCCAAATTCTACAAGAGAATTTTTGCATTTACTTAAATGCATTCTTATCATCCACACAAACAAACCTTTTGCAAGTTTCAAAAATGGTTTTGTCAAGATTAGAGACTTTACAAATGCTCCAAAACCATGTTATCCAATTCTAGAAATCAATTGCAAATAGAAATTTAACAAAAATTCTAATGCCAAGTAACAAATTGGGATGTTAATGCAGAGAGTTTAAGCCTTCACTTGTTAATGTGGCCTGATCCCAGTTTTTTCACATTTATACAATGACTGGGATCTACTGTTCTGCACCTCAAGCCTGACAACAAAAGCAATTTAAAGTATTTTGCAAAAATTACAACAGAATGTCATTATCTAATTACAGTAATATTCCAGTAGGCCCACTGGAAAGGGACAAGAAACCCGTCTCAGCATCCTAAGTTAGGAAAATGAAGTTGCTAATTACACCTGATCAGATGGTGTCCATTTGAGCACTGAAATAGAAATGGGCTCAGTTTTAATGACATTTCCAATACATATTCACATTTTGGAATATCCATAACCATTTGATCGCAAGCTTGGAAGTGAGAGGACTTAGTTCAGTAGACATTTACGATGACGGGATCAGAAGCCCATCAACATCAGGAAACACCAACAATTAAGGGGAAATTGCTGGGACCAGAATAAATCAAATCATCCTTGACCAACTCAGAAATGAGGGCAACTTGTATAAGGAAGCATCAAAGACCAACAGATCAGGCAAATCCTTCAAACTTCAACTTTATCACGTGGGTACTGCACAAGCAATTTTTCCAGCATCATGTCTCAAGGCAGCACACCTGCCCAAATGTTAAACCAAGAGAGTTTCGGAACAAATCCATGGAAAATCGCCACCAAGATGCACCATCTCCGAGCGATATTACATCCACTCAATGTATCTAGTGTGCTACTCACTATCCATCAATTGATCACAGGCAAAACGAATTCTGCTCAGGTTGCAAAGATTCTTCATCTCACATTTGATCTACTCATCAACTTcactttcaaatttttttttaaaaattcagaaccATCCCCAAATCCAGCGCAAGTGTCACATTTTGAAATTTAACCCTTTTTGAGCCCCAGTCTCATTAGGGAACACTGCCAATCTAAGAAGGGCATCACCCTCTGCAACACAAACACGGCGGGGGAAACGGACAGAAGTTTTAAAAACGAGCTTAATACTCTTTAAAAGAGTTCGGCACCAAAAGGACCAAGCATTCAAGCAGGTGATGATATACTGTTTATTAAAAGCACAAAAATACAGATACAAACACAGAAGAGATGAAATGTTGACAGATGAAGCCTCCCAAATTAAAACTGGTCAGTTACAGCTATAAACGTTTCATTAAAAACCTTGAGCCTTAATCCCTTTTTACAACAAAAGGCTTCGTTGGCAAGAAATTTTGTACCGGGTAACGTTTCGCTCGGTTTACCGATTCACAAATGGAAACACTTACGGTTAACAGCCTCACCATTTAACTGCACGCTCACGGTTTGGGGTGTTTGCTCGACGACAAAACAAAACGTCGAAAAGCTTTTGCAACCAGGTTCATCAAAGAGGAAAAACGGGGTCTATTTAcagaatgcaaaataaaaattacaacCCTGATCCGGACTAACCGCTTCAAATCAAATCTGAAGTCGCGTTTTCATCCACGTCGATCACTTCGCGCTGTATCAATGCACCCGACGAGAACTGGATGGAAGTTTAATTTGGGAGTAGAAAGGTATAGGAACCATTCAATGGAGACCAGGGTTAACTGTCGGTTCCCTTTCCATGAAGTGGGATGATGTCTGCAACATTTCGACTTTCCAACCGTTTCAGTGGTCGGTATTTAAATGCACAAAGAAAAATGAACAGTGGAAGTTTGGACTTTCAGGATACGACAGGGAAAATTGTTCGTGAACCCTATTGCGCGCGTTAAAGTTGTTACAAAGGGCAACTAGCTTTCCCAATTAGAGTTGCTTCTAGCTTTACCATGGTCAAGAGACAGGGAATGAAAACCTGCTGAAAAAGTGTTCCCATGTCGGAAAAATTAACGTTTAAAACAATCACAAGCAAATGGGTCCCACCTCTCCAAGAAGGAGTCCCATTTTAAAATGCCACCCAAAACGAGAAACATTCGGGGACAAAATTTAGAAATCTGCagactgttctttttttaaaaaagttgcgcCACGAAATTATTTTAATCCCGCATCGTGGAGAATCTGTGCATTTCTCCTTTAAAAGGACAGGATCACGTGACACGaccacatttttttccccccgcCCCCATTCAACCCAACGGCGGCGATCCCTGGCGTCAGGGAGTCTGACACCATTTAAAGGGACAGTGCTCCTCTTAAAGCAACACTAATTCATCCCTGCTCGGGAAAAAGTGGACTCCAATTTGTAGTGTTTTTGGGTTCGACCTCCCCGATCCCAAAGATTTGTCAATTTCCCGGGAAGGGGTCGTTGCACTGCTGACCTCCAAGTCTCACATTGTAAAGGATTGACTGGTTTTTTTTGAAGTTATGACTCAATTCTGTTTCTCCAAAACAAAATGACACATTTGCCTCCCGTTGGAAAGGAGGTCCAGATTCCTTCGCCCTGttacaataaaaataataaacacAGCACCAACACACTGAGAAAGCGAGTGGCTCTCAGAAAGCCACGATCGCTCGAGTCCATGCCCCTAAACTGGCGAGCGCCTGTTTGCTGCACAATTGCCCGTTCTGTTTGACTTCTGTCTGAAGCAATTGCTCCGAGTCCGCCCGGCTCACCAAGCCGGAGAAGCCCGAGCCGAAGATGGAAATGAGGTTGGAGATGTTGGAAGGGTCTGTGCAGTCCAAGGTTGGGCCGGAGCCCGAATAGTCTTCGAACCTGACCCGCTTAACCGGCGAAAAGTCCTCGGCTTCGTTCGGGTCAAAGCTCCCGCTCGAGTCCGACTTGCGCTTCCTGCCGCCGCTACTGCTGCTGCCGGCGCCACAACAGGCGCAATCCTGGAGGTAGCCGTTGTCCACCGTGGTCACTGTGTGAGTGTCCAGATCCAGAACTGTGGTCTTGCTACAGTGCGTTCCACCCACGCCACCACCTCCCGACGGCTCATAGTTCGTCCCGGGGTACGACGCCGAGCAAGAGAGCCGGAACAGAGGGTGCTCCGGCTCGGCGTCCTTGCTGAGTTGCGTGTCCAAGTGGCCGGGTTGGTGGTCCAGCGGGCTGCAGATGTTCTGTTCTTGGCCGACGTTTCCCTCCACCATCTCTTCCACCTCTTCGAGCGGGTGACTGCCTTGGATCTCTCCCGAGATGTCTAGCATGTCGTGTACCTCCTCGTACTGGTGCATGCCGTAGATCTCGGCGTACTTCTCGCTCATGTAGACTTGCCTGGCATTTCGGAGCACATAGGAGACCAGGAGGTTCTTGTGGAGCTTGATACCTCCTCTCTGAGTTCTTGAATTGTGAATTTTGCGGAGAGAGATTGTGATCAAGCTTTGTGCATTGACGGCACAATCCATCATGACCGACCGCCGTTGGTTCCCACCTCAGTGAACAAGCCACTTTTTGTTAGTTGCCCCCACACACAAAAAATCCAGTCCTCTACTAGGGCGGGAGGGGAGTTGAGCTCTGGACAGAACCTTCGCCTTTTTCtgagtgcctgtgtgtgtgttcccTACCAACAATACGCCTCCTCTCTTCGTCCTGCACTAACACTGCGAGCAATAAGAGGGTTTAGTGCAAGGCACAGCATTTATATGGCATGAATGAGTCATTTGCAATCTTCCCTGGCCACTCAGACGGCAGAATTGAGGGCTGATAGACAGCATCTCCCCGCCTCCCCCTGCTCAAGCAGCCAATGGGAGAAAGGcggttcctcattgctgtttaaaTCCACTGTGAAAGCTTTAACTGACACAAGCAAGGCTGGGGAAAAATTTCCTTCAATAGCTACACTGCAACTCAGAGACTGAACACCCAAGCTTACCAGAGAGAAGCTTCACTCCTAAAGTGGTCCCGCAAATAGTATTACGAGCATTCATCTGAACTCCCCTGCTTCTACATAATGTTTAGCAATTATTTCAATAGTCAAATGTAATTTCAATGAGAGAATACTTCTTgtattttttccaatttaataCAATGCATTAAATCTTGTGTTAAACAGCCAAAAATTATCTCCTTATTTGTGAATTATTGAGGTACTCGAATTAGGAGAGGGGGGTTTGTTCCATTTTAATTCTGTGCTGCCTGGTTTAATCTTCCATTGCTAAACGAACAACAGTAAATTGGATATAGGTCCATTGATACAGTCAAGGCACTACACATGAGAACCAATACACAGAATTTGACCAATCCCCCACAAGAAGGTATTAGGGGACATGAACAAAGGACTTGAAAGAGCATCTTAAAAGAACAAAGAGTCAAAGATATTTAAAGAGGGGATTCTATAGCCTAGGGCCAAGGCAGCTCCAGACGTCTTAAGTTATATTAATGACACAGGATACCACGTGTTCCAGGGAGCGATCTCATTAGTCCTGTTCTCATTCTGATCTCCCTTTACCCCAAAACCTATTTTTTTCCTATAAATTCTTTGATTCTTCCTCTTTAACCTCCACCAAttgagtcagcatggttttggatGTGGGAGCCATATGGAGCACATGGAAGAAATCTACGTGAGCACATGCAAACTCTGTAGAGACAGTACCTAAgtcaggatcaaacctgggtCCATGGAGCTGTGAGGCTGCAGCACCATCACACAAGATCAATGGTGGAGCACCATGGCAGAGTAATTAAAATGTGGGATGTTCAAGAGGAACATTGAAACCTCTGGGAGACACAGGTCAGGAGGAGGCAGGCTTGAGAGATAAGGAGGAATGAGCTATGAAGGAATTTGGAAAGCAGAATAAGAATTTTAAAACGGAGACATTGATTCATCAAGCAATATTATTAATAATCTGGCCATGTGACTAAATCTTATTTTAGGGTCAAATATGTCACCAAGGTTGCAATTCATCTGTTTGGTTCAACTTCAGATAGTTGCCAGGAAGAAGCATTGAGTCAATTGCTTGGGAATATAAAATGTGAtgggactaaaggaaatttctgcCCAATGAGTAGTGCTAATGCCAGTCCAGCAGTCAGACAAGGCAGTGTCAAGAGATGTGATAAAGTAGAATTGGGTGAATAAGCCAAAACTGGCTCTGTGATTTTTCAGATGAGATTGGATAAGAAATAGGAGGGGAATAAGGGCTTAGGTCCTTGAAGAGGCACTAGAGGTCATAGTATGGATAAAGGAAGAACAGCCAATGCAGATGATTCTCTAACTTTTACTTGGACCAGGCACTTCCTATGAGACTAACTTGATAACTGGGGAGAGGCATTCAAGAAGGATAAGGTAGTCAATCGTGTCAAAGATTGAAAGCGGGTCATGTTGGAAGTCAAAGAATAGATCATCTTAATTACATTCATGTAAGAGTTCTTTAGTAATGTGATACGCTATTTCAATACTATCGGGtggagggcaggggagggaggtgggagagggcCTAGTTGGAGGGATATAGAATTATAACAGCAAAAAAAGTCATCAATCAGATCATT
The Narcine bancroftii isolate sNarBan1 chromosome 1, sNarBan1.hap1, whole genome shotgun sequence genome window above contains:
- the ier5l gene encoding immediate early response gene 5-like protein, yielding MMDCAVNAQSLITISLRKIHNSRTQRGGIKLHKNLLVSYVLRNARQVYMSEKYAEIYGMHQYEEVHDMLDISGEIQGSHPLEEVEEMVEGNVGQEQNICSPLDHQPGHLDTQLSKDAEPEHPLFRLSCSASYPGTNYEPSGGGGVGGTHCSKTTVLDLDTHTVTTVDNGYLQDCACCGAGSSSSGGRKRKSDSSGSFDPNEAEDFSPVKRVRFEDYSGSGPTLDCTDPSNISNLISIFGSGFSGLVSRADSEQLLQTEVKQNGQLCSKQALASLGAWTRAIVAF